The segment CTGCGGCCTACCGGATGGCCCGCGACCCCGAGGTGCCGCTGACCGACGTGCAGTGGGTACTTGGTCACGCGCTGCTCAGCACCACCCAGATTTATATGACGCCGCTGCCCGAGGACGTGATCGCGGGCGTGCTCGCCCACCACGCGCGCCGAGCAGGCCAGGCAGCGCAGCCCTCCTCGACATCGCCGAGCCAGCCGTTGGCGTCGTATCGG is part of the Actinomycetota bacterium genome and harbors:
- a CDS encoding site-specific integrase: MHGLVAAKADDPLWWTLRRPFRPLAYHAAYRMFGRANAVLGTNWTLHDLRHTAAYRMARDPEVPLTDVQWVLGHALLSTTQIYMTPLPEDVIAGVLAHHARRAGQAAQPSSTSPSQPLASYR